One Microbacterium marinum genomic window carries:
- the manA gene encoding mannose-6-phosphate isomerase, class I gives MLETLSNAPRDYSWGSVDLIPQLQGREPSGIPEAEIWFGDHPGSPARVAGHQTLAEVRSAAGKAPLPYLLKILAASSSLSIQAHPSVAQAVAGFEREDAAGIPVDAPERTYRDRNHKPEIIVALSERFRALVGLRPVARTRELLGALGEAGGVASLREALAGADAASALREVIAQMLEGGSADVVSDVSAAIVVADAPGFEEELDVLRAIVRDFPGDPGIVVALLMNLVVLHRGEAVFAPAGVLHAYQDGLGVELMAASDNVLRGGLTPKHIDVAELLRIVDTQPGVPAILGRRDAAEPMVFDVGVADFRLRRVTSSSDGEVAMALAGPTIVLAVSGGPSVATAGREIDLAPGEAAYADDETELILRGEGTVYVAEPGS, from the coding sequence GTGCTGGAGACCCTCTCGAACGCGCCACGTGACTATTCCTGGGGATCGGTCGACCTGATCCCTCAGCTGCAGGGACGCGAGCCCAGCGGCATCCCCGAAGCGGAGATCTGGTTCGGGGATCACCCGGGCAGTCCCGCTCGGGTGGCGGGTCACCAGACCCTCGCGGAGGTGAGGTCGGCGGCGGGCAAGGCGCCCCTCCCGTACCTCCTCAAGATCCTCGCCGCGTCCTCCTCCCTGTCGATCCAGGCGCACCCGTCGGTGGCGCAGGCGGTGGCGGGATTCGAGCGGGAGGATGCCGCGGGCATCCCGGTCGACGCTCCTGAGCGCACGTACCGCGATCGCAACCACAAGCCGGAGATCATCGTCGCGCTCAGCGAGCGGTTCCGCGCCCTGGTCGGGCTTCGTCCCGTGGCGCGCACGCGGGAGCTGCTCGGAGCCCTGGGTGAGGCCGGCGGCGTGGCTTCCCTGCGCGAGGCGCTCGCCGGAGCGGATGCCGCGTCGGCGCTGCGCGAGGTCATCGCGCAGATGCTGGAGGGCGGGTCCGCCGACGTCGTCTCGGATGTGTCGGCCGCGATCGTCGTCGCTGACGCCCCCGGTTTCGAGGAGGAACTCGACGTCCTCCGAGCGATCGTGCGCGATTTCCCCGGCGACCCCGGCATCGTCGTCGCGCTCCTCATGAACCTCGTGGTGCTCCACCGGGGCGAGGCCGTGTTCGCGCCGGCCGGAGTCCTCCACGCCTATCAGGACGGTCTGGGTGTCGAACTCATGGCGGCCAGCGACAACGTGCTTCGGGGCGGGTTGACTCCGAAGCACATCGATGTCGCCGAGCTCCTCCGCATCGTCGACACCCAGCCGGGCGTCCCCGCGATCCTCGGGCGACGCGACGCGGCGGAGCCGATGGTCTTCGACGTGGGGGTGGCGGATTTCCGGCTGCGGCGGGTCACGTCGTCCTCGGACGGCGAGGTCGCGATGGCGCTCGCGGGACCGACGATCGTCCTCGCCGTGTCGGGCGGCCCTTCCGTGGCGACGGCCGGGCGGGAGATCGATCTCGCCCCGGGCGAGGCGGCTTACGCCGACGACGAGACGGAGCTCATCCTGCGCGGAGAGGGAACGGTCTACGTCGCCGAGCCCGGTAGCTGA
- a CDS encoding O-antigen ligase family protein: protein MRAIDRRGGAWLGELLGSADFARVFTVAVLTSIAGTHAIESIAGRATLVTIIAAECLIAVAVLVVRRRELSLLRLVPTTLLVFLLWSLASVFWSPDAGASLARWVSTAAIALLAVTIGHIRDTLQTVRAVGDVARLLLLVSLGLEVLAGVIFDMPFPFLGIRGDIAHLGPIQGVFGTRNMLGFFSVIALITFAIELRTRSVRTGLAVASIALATGMALLSASPTVFVLVVAVAAVAGVLYLVRKLPLERRTPVQWSLAGVAAIGGIAAYVQRSQIIDLLGAADDLSMRTELWRLMEFYVRRQPVQGWGWFGPWDLRESPFAVINYLLGERHTTALNAFMDVLLQLGWAGVAVFAAFFVFTFARSWLDASRRRAAVHAWTPLMVAALAVVSVFESFTLFGIGWLLLVVCAVRAGQSRSWRERLESRTAEPTLPSSPGGHSQAG, encoded by the coding sequence ATGAGGGCGATCGACCGGCGCGGCGGCGCATGGCTCGGCGAGCTGCTGGGATCGGCGGACTTCGCTCGCGTGTTCACGGTCGCCGTGCTCACGAGCATCGCCGGCACCCATGCGATCGAGAGCATCGCCGGCCGGGCGACCCTGGTGACGATCATTGCGGCCGAGTGCTTGATCGCCGTCGCCGTGCTCGTCGTCCGCCGCCGGGAACTGTCCCTGCTGCGCCTCGTGCCGACGACCCTGCTCGTCTTCCTGCTGTGGTCGCTGGCAAGCGTGTTCTGGAGCCCGGATGCCGGCGCGAGTCTCGCCCGATGGGTGTCGACAGCGGCGATCGCCCTCCTCGCCGTCACGATCGGGCACATCAGAGACACACTTCAGACGGTTCGAGCCGTCGGCGACGTGGCACGGCTCCTGCTTCTCGTCTCCCTAGGGCTGGAGGTCCTGGCGGGCGTCATCTTCGACATGCCGTTCCCGTTCCTGGGCATCCGCGGCGACATCGCCCACCTCGGCCCCATTCAGGGCGTCTTCGGCACCCGCAACATGCTCGGATTCTTCTCGGTGATCGCCCTCATCACCTTCGCGATCGAACTGCGGACACGCTCCGTCCGGACCGGCCTCGCCGTGGCATCCATCGCCCTCGCCACCGGGATGGCACTGCTTTCCGCCTCCCCCACCGTGTTCGTGCTGGTGGTCGCCGTCGCCGCGGTGGCCGGCGTCCTGTACCTGGTGCGGAAGCTCCCGCTCGAGCGGCGGACGCCGGTGCAGTGGTCGCTCGCCGGCGTGGCGGCGATCGGCGGCATCGCCGCGTACGTCCAGCGCTCGCAGATCATCGACCTGCTGGGCGCCGCGGACGACCTCTCCATGCGCACCGAGCTGTGGCGGCTGATGGAGTTCTACGTCCGCCGCCAGCCGGTGCAGGGCTGGGGATGGTTCGGCCCGTGGGACCTGCGCGAGTCACCGTTCGCGGTCATCAACTACCTCCTGGGCGAACGCCACACCACGGCGTTGAACGCCTTCATGGACGTGCTCCTGCAGCTGGGCTGGGCGGGCGTCGCCGTGTTCGCCGCCTTCTTCGTGTTCACCTTCGCGCGTTCGTGGCTCGACGCGAGCAGACGACGCGCCGCCGTCCATGCCTGGACACCGCTGATGGTCGCCGCCCTCGCCGTCGTCTCGGTCTTCGAGAGCTTCACCCTCTTCGGCATCGGCTGGCTGCTTCTCGTCGTCTGCGCCGTTCGCGCCGGCCAGTCCCGCTCCTGGCGTGAACGGCTCGAGTCGCGGACGGCCGAGCCGACCCTGCCGTCCTCACCGGGAGGCCACAGCCAGGCCGGGTAG
- a CDS encoding O-antigen ligase family protein, whose protein sequence is MAVHTAHPIAAPPAAPVREKTSHQLLRGWCIFVLAMALSGTTPLVAFGETAASVLGISIAVVSAIIWVSVRPRVQWPRLPWYALGYVVWALASLLWTHWIGASIPTLTLLLITTLHALFVGAVLTWRELVRSIASALKWILTLSILFELWVSLVWAGPILPHFERPDGPVDDPIVLWSRDNLFDGGRVQGVFGNSNALAYIALLAIVVFAIRYASRAPRRPVLLLWIALAGYLFFRAGSATATVAGVAVVVVLLTVLLMRTTSRAGERTRYYIAYAAVAVAAVAAVWFGRDQLFRTLGRSSDLTGREAIWIDVWARAQEHPVLGWGFSTPWIPTEPAFDGWIVDHGVTVMQAHNMWLDAMLQLGVVGVVLLVGAYLAFIWRSWFFAVDRPRWDLVADRPYSPVTLLPTLTGAILLVQGIAESTPLLSWGWMFLVMFAFKIKQAPLVGRGPSEQRLLGEQGDLAAER, encoded by the coding sequence ATGGCCGTACACACCGCGCACCCGATCGCCGCCCCGCCGGCGGCTCCGGTGAGGGAGAAGACCAGCCACCAGCTGCTGCGCGGCTGGTGCATCTTCGTGCTCGCCATGGCACTGTCCGGGACGACGCCCCTCGTGGCCTTCGGCGAGACGGCGGCATCCGTCCTGGGGATCTCGATCGCGGTCGTGTCCGCGATCATCTGGGTGTCGGTGAGACCGCGCGTGCAGTGGCCTCGTCTGCCGTGGTACGCCCTCGGCTACGTCGTGTGGGCCCTCGCCTCCCTCCTGTGGACTCACTGGATCGGCGCGAGCATCCCGACGCTCACGCTCCTGCTGATCACCACCCTCCACGCCCTGTTCGTCGGGGCCGTCCTCACCTGGCGCGAGCTGGTGCGGTCGATCGCGTCTGCGCTGAAGTGGATCCTCACCCTCTCGATCCTGTTCGAGCTCTGGGTGAGCCTCGTCTGGGCGGGACCGATCCTCCCCCACTTCGAGCGCCCCGACGGACCCGTCGACGACCCGATCGTGCTGTGGTCGCGCGACAACCTCTTCGACGGCGGACGTGTCCAGGGCGTCTTCGGCAACTCCAACGCCCTCGCCTACATCGCCCTCCTGGCGATCGTGGTCTTCGCGATCCGATACGCCTCCCGCGCGCCGCGGCGCCCCGTCCTGCTGCTGTGGATCGCACTGGCGGGATACCTGTTCTTCCGGGCAGGATCGGCCACCGCCACCGTGGCCGGCGTCGCGGTCGTCGTCGTCCTCCTCACCGTGCTCCTCATGCGCACGACCTCCCGCGCCGGCGAGCGCACGCGCTACTACATCGCCTACGCCGCCGTCGCCGTCGCGGCGGTCGCCGCCGTCTGGTTCGGCCGCGACCAGCTGTTCCGCACACTCGGTCGCTCGAGCGACCTGACCGGCCGTGAGGCGATCTGGATCGACGTGTGGGCGCGGGCCCAGGAGCACCCCGTGCTCGGGTGGGGCTTCTCGACACCGTGGATCCCGACCGAGCCGGCCTTCGACGGATGGATCGTCGACCACGGCGTCACCGTCATGCAGGCGCACAACATGTGGCTGGACGCGATGCTCCAGCTCGGCGTCGTGGGTGTCGTGCTGCTGGTCGGCGCCTATCTCGCTTTCATCTGGCGCTCCTGGTTCTTCGCGGTCGATCGGCCACGCTGGGACCTGGTCGCCGACCGGCCCTACTCCCCCGTGACCCTCCTCCCCACCCTCACCGGCGCCATCCTGCTGGTGCAGGGCATCGCCGAATCCACGCCACTCCTCAGCTGGGGGTGGATGTTCCTCGTCATGTTCGCCTTCAAGATCAAGCAGGCACCGCTCGTCGGTCGAGGTCCGTCCGAACAGCGACTGCTCGGCGAGCAGGGCGATCTCGCCGCCGAGCGATGA
- a CDS encoding WhiB family transcriptional regulator, translating to MTGYRSGVPENWFVDPVNLGVPGVRRPVETDEETALAWQADALCAQTDPEAFFPEKGGSTRDAKRICTSCDVRGECLEYALQNDERFGIWGGLSERERRKLKRRAS from the coding sequence ATGACGGGTTACCGTTCCGGCGTTCCCGAGAATTGGTTCGTCGACCCGGTCAATCTCGGTGTCCCGGGCGTCCGTCGCCCGGTCGAGACCGACGAAGAGACCGCTCTCGCGTGGCAAGCCGACGCGCTGTGCGCCCAGACCGATCCCGAGGCCTTCTTCCCCGAGAAGGGCGGCTCCACCCGCGACGCGAAGCGCATCTGCACCTCGTGCGACGTGCGGGGCGAGTGTCTCGAATACGCGCTGCAGAACGATGAGCGCTTCGGTATCTGGGGCGGGCTGAGCGAGCGTGAGCGTCGCAAGCTGAAGCGCCGCGCGTCCTGA